A segment of the Pedobacter faecalis genome:
CATTGCGCGTTGATCCGGTAGGCTGCAGTAAGGTTAAACAGGCTTACCGGTTCTACAGGTCCTTCGCTGTTGGCGTAAAGGTTGTTGGCCCGAACGTTAAACCGGTCGCGCCCATCGGTATATACCCAGTACAATTTCATATCTAGTGCGCTTAGCGGACGGTAACCCAGGTAAGCTGTTGCTTTAGGAGGCGCAATACGCAGTCCGTTCATGTAAACCTTGGTACCGTCGGCTTGTTCAGCCTTGCCTTCTACATAGGAATAGCTGCCCCCTGCCGTCCATTGCTCGCTGACGTTTACATCAGCAGCGATTTCGTAGCCATGTATCCTTTCAGGTTCACGTTGCGCTACGAGAAAACCACCTACGTCGACCAGATTTGCCCCCAGCCTGGATGTGCTCACATAGTATGATGCGGTGAGGTTGACCATGCCCAGCCTTGAACTGAAGCCTGCCTCGTAATTGTTGGTGATGATCGGATCGGTGGCTATGGATTCCAGCGTGTTGCTTGTAGCCCTCCGCAGGATGCGTCCAAGCTCGTTGATGGCGAAGCCTTGCGAGAAGCTGATGAATGGATTGAATATTTCGTACCTGTTGTAACGCAAACCAGCATTAAAAGTGGTGGCGTTGTACGGAATCTTTCCGCCACTTACGGCGATGCTGCCTGCACCGTCCGGACCGGTTGCAATGGTGTTGAAGTCTTTAACCTTCACATCTGCATTTTCGTGACGCACGCCCGCTTTCAATACGAACTGGTTGAGCAGGTCGATGTTAAACTGCGCGTACGGTGCAAGGTTGAGCATGTTCATGTCTGGAATGTATACCCGTCCATCAGTAAGCACCTGGTTGGTACGGTCATTTAGCAGGTCTAATCCGTAAGTTAACTCACCCTGGCCCAGACCGCCCATTGCCCAGGGCGTATTGAGCGTAAGCCTGACACCCTTTTTGAATGATTGTATTTTCGTTTGTCCTGGCCCGTACCATGCGGTGCCTTGCTCTACATAGCGGTTCATGGATACGAAGCTGTTGTAATAGGCAGACAGATCAAGCGAACTTGCTAAAGGCAGGGCAGTATTTTGGTAGGAGATGAGGGCGTTGTGGTTATAGGGCGTTCCGGCAGGTTCGCCCGGATCATCGCCTTTCTGGCCAACTGAAGGTGCCTGCCCATATTTTCCTGTCACATTGATATAGTCTGCATCCTGTACGCTACGAAACAGGTTGTAGGAGGCAGTAACTGCGCTGTTTGCGTTTGGTTTGTACGATAGTTTGGCAAATGCATTATATAGAGAGTTTTCTCCCAGTCCGTCGGGCTGTGCGTTTACATTGCCCTTCGCGTCACGCAGCACACCGGTGTAATTATAGGTGCCGTTTACCACATAGGAGAGCTTGTCGGCCGTTCCGGAAAAGCCCTGAGATAAGCGATAACCAAGCGTATTTGCGGGATGAGCAACATTGCTGTTTAATCCGACGCTCGTGGTGCCGCTGAACGCTTTGTCGGCCACCGCTTTCTTCGTGATAAAGTTGATGATTCCCCCTGCGGAGCCATTACCGTAAATGGAGGTAGCGCCTTTGATGACTTCCACACGTTCAATGACCGCAGGATCAAGCGTACGGATGTCGCGGCTTCCGTTCATGAGCGGTGTAGATTGTGGTATTCCGTCGATGAGCACAAGTACCTGGCGCCCCCTGAGGGTCTGTCCGGCGTTAGTCGCTTTATTATTCGATGTCCCTAATCCCGGTATGGTATTCCCTAAAATGGCCGCTACCGAGGGGTTAACGTTCAACTGTTCCTTTACTTCGCGTTCGGTAAGGATGCTCACCGAAGATGGTACGTCTTTAAGGCTCTCGGGCTTTCTGCCGGCAGTTACAATTACTTCTGAGAGGTCGGTGCCGGGCTGAAGTACGAAAGTCAGCTCCTGTGCTTGTCCGGCTTCCAGGTTGATGTCTCTCGTCTCTGACTGCTGGCCTACACGGCTAACGGTGAGCTGATAAATGCCCGGACGTAAACCCGTAATACGGAATTTACCCTCAGCATTTGTCTGACTGCTCTTGCCTCCCTTAATGGCTGCAGTAGCATATTGGAGAGGCTGACCATTGGTGTCGGAAACTGTTCCGGTGATGGTAGCGCCTGAGGTTTCGCTGTTTTGCGCAGACGCGGTGGTGAACAGGAAAAGGAACATTATGCTTAGCAAAAAGCCGGACAGAAGTTTAGCCGCTGGCCCGGAGGGTATAAGTAAGTATGAATTCGGCATATTGGTTTGTTTTGAATTGGTGCAAATATATTTTTATTTGGATTCATTACAAATTAAATGAACGGTTATCTGCCCACGGCTTGCGTTTGATAGCAGGATAAAATGTGTATCTTGAGCTATATAAATCCAGTGTATGAGAAGTGTTCTATTACTATTGATTTTTGTCGCGGGCGCTAGTCGCCTGCCAGCCCAGAGCGGTACGGATGGTAAGGGACTTAAGGATTACTACAAGGCTTACTTTCCGATAGGAGTAGCCATAACGCCACGTCAGCTGCAGAATCCGGACGAAAGGAAGCTGATTTTGAAGGAGTTTAACAGCGTAACTGCCGAGAATGCGATGAAAATGGAACCGATTCATCCGGAGGAAAACCGTTACGACTGGCGTGGTGCAGATGCGATCGTTGATTTCGCTGCTGCAAATGGGTTGAAGGTGAGAGGGCATACCCTTTGCTGGCATTCCCAGGCACCAGATTGGATGTTCCGCGATGATAAGGGTGAGCGGGTAGGTAAGGAAGTTCTGCTTGAACGCCTGAAGGCACATATTTATACTGTGGTGAAACGCTACAAAGGCAAGATATATGCCTGGGATGTGGTGAATGAAGCAATTTCAGATAATCCCAATGAGTTCTTACGAAACTCGGTGTGGTACCAGATATGCGGTGAGGACTTTATTTTTAAAGCGTTTCAGTATGCGCATGAGGCCGATCCGGATGCGGTGTTGTTTTATAACGACTATAATGCTGAACACCCGGAAAAGCGTCAGCGTATTTATAAACTGTTAAAAAAGCTGACAGATGCCAAGGTTCCTATCCACGGTGTAGGTCTGCAGGGACACTGGTCTGTCACCGGTCCTTCCGAAGAAACCATAAAAGCGGCTGTGGATCAGTATTCGGCATTAGGCCTTAAAGTGCAAATTACCGAACTGGACGTATCTGTTTATCCCGATGGCGACAGGAAAACCGAAGGGGCCGCTAGTTCCGGATTCACACAAGGGCTGCAGAAGAAGCAGGAAGAGCAATACGGTATGTTTTTCCGGGTGTTCCGGCAATACCGTGGTGTACTTACGGGCGTCACCTTCTGGAATTTGTCGGACCGCCACAGCTGGCTCGACAACTTCCCGGTACGCGGCCGTAAGAACTACCCGCTTTTATTTGACAAGGACCTGCAGCCTAAGGGCGCTTACTGGAACGTGGTCAGGTTTTAAGGCATACGACTAGGCCCGGAGCGTTTTCATCGCTTCTGCCCACTTCGCTAACTCTTTAAACATGGCTCCTGCGGCTTTACCATGACTTTCGTCGGCCCCAAACTTTCCGTCTTCACCTATAAACTTACTGAACATCGGTAGGGTAACTCCCTGGTTGAGGGGCATCATATGCAGCGTGGTGAGTACCTGCTTAAGCATTTGCGTGGAGCGTAAGCCACCGGAAACGCCGCCATAACTCACTATTCCTACTGGTTTATAGGCCCATTCATTGAAAAGGTAATCGAGGGCATTTTTAATTGGCGCCGGAAACCCGTAATTATATTCCGCCAGAACAATAATGAAGGCGTCGGCCTCACTGATCTTAGCACTCCAGTCTTTCGTATGCTGATGCTGATATTGTTGTAACCGCGGATGTTGCGGCTCGTCCATCAATGGAAGATTGATTGCAGCAAGATCAAGCAGTTCGGCATCTATGTTTTCCTGTGAGGCAGCAAGGTTGTATATCCACTCGGCAATGGCGATTCCTTTGCGCTCTGGCCGGGTTGTAGAGGTGATGATCTTTACATTCATTTTCTGTCTTTTTTAAGATAAAGGTACATATCCGGGGATTGTTTTTGTTGAAGGGGAAAAATGTACAATGCTCATGGCAATATGTCCATTCCCCCGCTGTATGTGTTTGTGCAACTTTGTACTGTTCAATTAATCATAAACACTAAAACAATAAATAAAATGAAAAATTCAGTATCAAAAACAATCAGCAAGTTAATTTTAGCAGCGGTTATCGCTTTCGGTGTAAAAGATTCAGTGCACGCTCAAGGGAAAAGAGTACCTGCTTCGCTTGGCAGGGAGGAGTATGTTGAGGTGGAAAAAAATGTTAGGTTACATGTTACCGACCTGGGTGAAGGTAAACCTGTTGTCCTGATTCATGGATGGCCGCTGAGCAACGCCATGTACGAGTATCAGTACCAATATCTGGTTCGAAAGGGTTTCAGGGTCATAGGAATCTCTCTTCGCGGGTTTGGTAAGTCGGACAAGCCATACGGACGCTATGATTTTGATGTATTCTCGGATGATATCAAAGTTGTCCTAGAAAAGTTGAAAATTGAAGATGCGGTGCTTGGCGGTTTCTCGATGGGCGGAGCCGTGGTGATTCACTATGTAACAAAGTATAACGCGGCTCATGTAGGAAAACTGGCCTTATTCGCAGCCGCGGCTCCGACATGGAAACAACGCGAGGGTGCTCCTTATGGTGTGCCCGAAGCTGATGCGATAAATCTTATTAATGAAACGATGAAGAACAGGCAGGATTTAATTGCCGGATTTGGAAAAGATTTTCCGGCCAGGGAAGGTGCTATCTCTCAGAACATTGTGAAGTGGCTGGAGAATATGAATCTGGAGGCCTCGCCATATGCGACAACTGAATCTATCAGGTCATTACTTAACCTGGACCTACGACGGGAGCTTTCAAAGATCAAAATACCGACCGTCATTTTTAGTGCGGTGCACGACAAACTGGTTAGTTTATCGGCCGGTGAAGCGCTCAAAAAGGGAATTGCAAATGCTCACCTGGTAAGGTTTGAAAATAGCGGACACGCCTTATTCTTTGAAGAAGCAGACAAGTTCAATGCAGAGTTGGAAAAGTTTGCAAGACAATAACACCCCCGTTTGCCTATTTTAGAGAAATTTTGCTAAATGAGGAAAGATAATTATCTGTTTGAAAGCAGCCTGAAGACATTCGGGCTGCTTCATTTTGATCAGGTTGAGGCAGCCGGCATTGATGCCTATAAATCATATATCAAGGTTTTATATCTGCCGGAAGGCTATACCATAAAGGTAGATTTTGCGGTGTATAACACGGCTAAGCCTACGCTTCTGTTTGTGGCCCCCAACCAGCATATCGAGTTAGAACGTTTGGGAGACCGGCCTGGACATTTCGTATATTATAATCGTGATTTTTATTGTATTCAGATCAATGATGCGGAGGTTTCTTGTGATGGGCTGTTATTTAACAATATTCATAATATGCCTGTGGTTGTGCTGGAAAGCAGGGAGGCTGCATTTATCGATTACCTGTTTTCTGAACTGGAGGACGAGTTCTTGAACAACGACTCTTCGATGGAGGAAATGCTTCGTACCTACCTGAAGCAGTTGCTGATTAAGGCTACACGGCTATGGAAAATACAGCATCTGGACAGGGTGGTGACGGAGCAGCATGCCGACCTGGAATTTTTCAGGAAATTCACCCTGCTCGTTGACGCGAACTATAAACAGAAACATACGGTAGCCGATTATGCTGACCTGCTGTATATGTCGCCCAAGACAATTACCCATAAATTTAAACGGCTTAATCTTCCACAGCCCAACGAGGTCATCAAAAACAGGATCGTGCTGGAGGCTAAGCGTTTATTGGTTCACACTGGGATGACTGCAAAAGAGATTGCTTACGATCTGGGCTACGACGATCCGGCGTATTTTAGCCGTCTGTTTTTGGTGAAGACCGGCGAGTCGCCTACAGGTTTCAGGGCTAAATATAATCATCGTTAATATTCTATGGTGGCCGACAATGCGACGTCGTATTCGGTATGCTCGACCCAGTTTCCCCTGGGGTCTTTAATATAGGCCCTTGGAATTTCTTTCCGTGGATACCCGATGAGGGCAGGCTCGTACTTTATGGAATATGCTGGCACGGTATCATGGACTTGTTCGCCTTTGCGGTTGATTCGCTCTACCTTCAAGGCACTGCCGAAAAAGACGACTTCGTTGAAAGGTATGGGAAGCCACTCGATGGCTACAAAAAACTGGGTGCCGTTTATCGTAATCTTATCTTCGCTCATATCTATAACATACCAGATGCTGTTGTTCTTTAATTCGATGGTCTTAGTGAAGCGTATCTTTCCGGGGAGTCCGCCAGTCGTGACTTCCATTATGTGAACAAGGAAGCGTGTTTTAGCGTGTGCTGTACTTCGGCTGGGTGAGCGCGGACCGTTGAAATTGCGTCTTCCGATCTGAATTTTTTTGAGGGATGAATATTCCTCCGGTGAGGTAAACAGCTTTGCATAAAAATAACTGAACGGTGTGAACGCGTGAGTTACATAACGGGGCGGCTCGTCTCTTACATGAGTAAGGTCGAATTTATTCAGCACCTTTTGCTTCCG
Coding sequences within it:
- a CDS encoding TonB-dependent receptor → MPNSYLLIPSGPAAKLLSGFLLSIMFLFLFTTASAQNSETSGATITGTVSDTNGQPLQYATAAIKGGKSSQTNAEGKFRITGLRPGIYQLTVSRVGQQSETRDINLEAGQAQELTFVLQPGTDLSEVIVTAGRKPESLKDVPSSVSILTEREVKEQLNVNPSVAAILGNTIPGLGTSNNKATNAGQTLRGRQVLVLIDGIPQSTPLMNGSRDIRTLDPAVIERVEVIKGATSIYGNGSAGGIINFITKKAVADKAFSGTTSVGLNSNVAHPANTLGYRLSQGFSGTADKLSYVVNGTYNYTGVLRDAKGNVNAQPDGLGENSLYNAFAKLSYKPNANSAVTASYNLFRSVQDADYINVTGKYGQAPSVGQKGDDPGEPAGTPYNHNALISYQNTALPLASSLDLSAYYNSFVSMNRYVEQGTAWYGPGQTKIQSFKKGVRLTLNTPWAMGGLGQGELTYGLDLLNDRTNQVLTDGRVYIPDMNMLNLAPYAQFNIDLLNQFVLKAGVRHENADVKVKDFNTIATGPDGAGSIAVSGGKIPYNATTFNAGLRYNRYEIFNPFISFSQGFAINELGRILRRATSNTLESIATDPIITNNYEAGFSSRLGMVNLTASYYVSTSRLGANLVDVGGFLVAQREPERIHGYEIAADVNVSEQWTAGGSYSYVEGKAEQADGTKVYMNGLRIAPPKATAYLGYRPLSALDMKLYWVYTDGRDRFNVRANNLYANSEGPVEPVSLFNLTAAYRINAQWSAGLGVENLLNNAYYPVVSQYRAIDAEYVRGNGATMSLNVSYNF
- a CDS encoding endo-1,4-beta-xylanase, whose product is MRSVLLLLIFVAGASRLPAQSGTDGKGLKDYYKAYFPIGVAITPRQLQNPDERKLILKEFNSVTAENAMKMEPIHPEENRYDWRGADAIVDFAAANGLKVRGHTLCWHSQAPDWMFRDDKGERVGKEVLLERLKAHIYTVVKRYKGKIYAWDVVNEAISDNPNEFLRNSVWYQICGEDFIFKAFQYAHEADPDAVLFYNDYNAEHPEKRQRIYKLLKKLTDAKVPIHGVGLQGHWSVTGPSEETIKAAVDQYSALGLKVQITELDVSVYPDGDRKTEGAASSGFTQGLQKKQEEQYGMFFRVFRQYRGVLTGVTFWNLSDRHSWLDNFPVRGRKNYPLLFDKDLQPKGAYWNVVRF
- a CDS encoding NADPH-dependent FMN reductase, yielding MNVKIITSTTRPERKGIAIAEWIYNLAASQENIDAELLDLAAINLPLMDEPQHPRLQQYQHQHTKDWSAKISEADAFIIVLAEYNYGFPAPIKNALDYLFNEWAYKPVGIVSYGGVSGGLRSTQMLKQVLTTLHMMPLNQGVTLPMFSKFIGEDGKFGADESHGKAAGAMFKELAKWAEAMKTLRA
- a CDS encoding alpha/beta fold hydrolase; the protein is MKNSVSKTISKLILAAVIAFGVKDSVHAQGKRVPASLGREEYVEVEKNVRLHVTDLGEGKPVVLIHGWPLSNAMYEYQYQYLVRKGFRVIGISLRGFGKSDKPYGRYDFDVFSDDIKVVLEKLKIEDAVLGGFSMGGAVVIHYVTKYNAAHVGKLALFAAAAPTWKQREGAPYGVPEADAINLINETMKNRQDLIAGFGKDFPAREGAISQNIVKWLENMNLEASPYATTESIRSLLNLDLRRELSKIKIPTVIFSAVHDKLVSLSAGEALKKGIANAHLVRFENSGHALFFEEADKFNAELEKFARQ
- a CDS encoding helix-turn-helix domain-containing protein; protein product: MRKDNYLFESSLKTFGLLHFDQVEAAGIDAYKSYIKVLYLPEGYTIKVDFAVYNTAKPTLLFVAPNQHIELERLGDRPGHFVYYNRDFYCIQINDAEVSCDGLLFNNIHNMPVVVLESREAAFIDYLFSELEDEFLNNDSSMEEMLRTYLKQLLIKATRLWKIQHLDRVVTEQHADLEFFRKFTLLVDANYKQKHTVADYADLLYMSPKTITHKFKRLNLPQPNEVIKNRIVLEAKRLLVHTGMTAKEIAYDLGYDDPAYFSRLFLVKTGESPTGFRAKYNHR
- a CDS encoding carboxypeptidase-like regulatory domain-containing protein; translation: MKIRTLILFIVALFPLAGFAQLTFEGQVFNKTTEQPVSNVNVRLLNEDIAVITDAHGFFKLLSEKDSLDNDTLIFSAVGYVTARIAASEFLTQRIVVLTPATTILEEVAITDRRRKQKVLNKFDLTHVRDEPPRYVTHAFTPFSYFYAKLFTSPEEYSSLKKIQIGRRNFNGPRSPSRSTAHAKTRFLVHIMEVTTGGLPGKIRFTKTIELKNNSIWYVIDMSEDKITINGTQFFVAIEWLPIPFNEVVFFGSALKVERINRKGEQVHDTVPAYSIKYEPALIGYPRKEIPRAYIKDPRGNWVEHTEYDVALSATIEY